A stretch of the Argentina anserina chromosome 6, drPotAnse1.1, whole genome shotgun sequence genome encodes the following:
- the LOC126798668 gene encoding uncharacterized protein LOC126798668 isoform X1 encodes MIKFGLRSDEKRSEEFDTQSLMFPWHVMKSSEDSLFIINRSFKTLWVLDLASGEIKQVAKGFPKIMDVCGPQIRRKVSLLKQMPDDWLQHQTDAVCSPKRLPYAGLISSLTTLQNHVILCDMVGHRILKLREESGLYSTFQFSNFGILGLPYWLASPLERVYAIGGHRDKIDHEECFSLLPGRIGIQLNVEIPVDTKLVEQLQEGCIWHQARGAANEALGAEDAGGSTEKVGAAQNWYDELDNLAFSLSTSESELNVEDNSTTSDNGFQDAKVHIDCAVNTSPGTSEVIVYAALYLKLRQEELLENNQEKYAAKIADILSSERSGNIGRDSFIQFLLKSNRDLRDLIFMKPLHVRVKLDCLDHPKAANGKNIILTDSNIEVNVSLSS; translated from the exons ATGATCAAGTTTGGTTTGCGAAGCGATGAGAAGCGGTCTGAAGAATTTGATACACAATCACTAATGTTTCCTTGGCACGTGATGAAATCCAGCGAAGACAGTCTTTTCATTATAAACCGAAG CTTTAAAACTTTATGGGTCCTAGATTTGGCTTCAGGAGAGATAAAGCAAGTTGCCAAAG GATTCCCAAAGATTATGGATGTCTGTGGGCCGCAGATCAGGAGGAAAGTATCCTTGTTGAAACAGATGCCAGATGATTGGTTGCAACATCAGACTGATGCTGTCTGTTCACCAAAGAGGCTCCCATATGCTGGTCTTATATCTTCATTGACAACCTTGCAGAATCACGTTATCCTTTGTGACATGG TTGGACATAGGATTTTGAAACTACGTGAAGAATCTGGACTGTACTCAACGTtccaattttcaaattttggaaTCCTTGGATTGCCGTATTGGCTGGCTTCCCCCTTGGAGAGAGTTTATGCAAT TGGTGGACATCGAGACAAGATTGATCATGAGGAATGTTTCAGCTTGTtac CAGGTAGAATTGGTATACAATTAAATGTTGAAATTCCTGTGGATACTAAGCTTGTTGAACAGTTACAAGAGGGTTGTATATGGCACCAGGCAAGGGGTGCTGCCAATGAAGCGTTAGGGGCAGAAGATGCTGGAGGATCTACAGAGAAG GTTGGTGCTGCCCAAAATTGGTATGACGAATTGGATAATCTTGCCTTTTCACTGTCAACATCTGAGTCAGAGTTGAATGTTGAAGATAATTCTACCACTTCAGATAATGGATTTCAAGATGCAAAAGTTCATATTGATTGTGCTGTCAATACAAGTCCTGGTACTAGTGAG GTCATTGTTTATGCAGCACTGTATTTAAAACTTAGACAGGAAGAATTGTTAGAGAATAATCAGGAGAAGTATGCAGCAAAGATAGCAGATATTTTGAGCTCGGAGAGAAGTGGAAACATAGGAAGAGATTCGTTCATCCAATTCTTGTTAAAATCAAACAGAGATTTGAGAGATCTCATCTTCATGAAACCTCTCCATGTGAGGGTGAAACTGGATTGCCTTGATCACCCAAAGGCAGCTAATGGAAAAAACATTATCCTAACAGACTCCAACATTGAGGTCAATGTATCGCTTAGCTCGTAA
- the LOC126798668 gene encoding uncharacterized protein LOC126798668 isoform X2 has translation MDVCGPQIRRKVSLLKQMPDDWLQHQTDAVCSPKRLPYAGLISSLTTLQNHVILCDMVGHRILKLREESGLYSTFQFSNFGILGLPYWLASPLERVYAIGGHRDKIDHEECFSLLPGRIGIQLNVEIPVDTKLVEQLQEGCIWHQARGAANEALGAEDAGGSTEKVGAAQNWYDELDNLAFSLSTSESELNVEDNSTTSDNGFQDAKVHIDCAVNTSPGTSEVIVYAALYLKLRQEELLENNQEKYAAKIADILSSERSGNIGRDSFIQFLLKSNRDLRDLIFMKPLHVRVKLDCLDHPKAANGKNIILTDSNIEVNVSLSS, from the exons ATGGATGTCTGTGGGCCGCAGATCAGGAGGAAAGTATCCTTGTTGAAACAGATGCCAGATGATTGGTTGCAACATCAGACTGATGCTGTCTGTTCACCAAAGAGGCTCCCATATGCTGGTCTTATATCTTCATTGACAACCTTGCAGAATCACGTTATCCTTTGTGACATGG TTGGACATAGGATTTTGAAACTACGTGAAGAATCTGGACTGTACTCAACGTtccaattttcaaattttggaaTCCTTGGATTGCCGTATTGGCTGGCTTCCCCCTTGGAGAGAGTTTATGCAAT TGGTGGACATCGAGACAAGATTGATCATGAGGAATGTTTCAGCTTGTtac CAGGTAGAATTGGTATACAATTAAATGTTGAAATTCCTGTGGATACTAAGCTTGTTGAACAGTTACAAGAGGGTTGTATATGGCACCAGGCAAGGGGTGCTGCCAATGAAGCGTTAGGGGCAGAAGATGCTGGAGGATCTACAGAGAAG GTTGGTGCTGCCCAAAATTGGTATGACGAATTGGATAATCTTGCCTTTTCACTGTCAACATCTGAGTCAGAGTTGAATGTTGAAGATAATTCTACCACTTCAGATAATGGATTTCAAGATGCAAAAGTTCATATTGATTGTGCTGTCAATACAAGTCCTGGTACTAGTGAG GTCATTGTTTATGCAGCACTGTATTTAAAACTTAGACAGGAAGAATTGTTAGAGAATAATCAGGAGAAGTATGCAGCAAAGATAGCAGATATTTTGAGCTCGGAGAGAAGTGGAAACATAGGAAGAGATTCGTTCATCCAATTCTTGTTAAAATCAAACAGAGATTTGAGAGATCTCATCTTCATGAAACCTCTCCATGTGAGGGTGAAACTGGATTGCCTTGATCACCCAAAGGCAGCTAATGGAAAAAACATTATCCTAACAGACTCCAACATTGAGGTCAATGTATCGCTTAGCTCGTAA